The Pirellulales bacterium genomic interval GTTCCTCGGCGTGCCGGTGGTCGTTGTTCTGTTCCTTTACCTCTTCGTCTACCTGAACTACCTTTGCCCGGCGGGCGTACGCGAGATCGCCGGCAGCCATGAGATGCTTGCGCGCGAGCGCCGGCGCCTTGGCGCTTGGACCGCAGGACAGGTCTCGACGTTGGCGGCCTTCCTGGTGACGGTCGTGCTCTGGGTCGTGCCGGGCGTGATCGCGCTTGCGGCTGGGGGCGAGGGCCCGCTTTACAAGGCGATCAACCGTAGCATACCCGAGGCGGTGGCGGCCCTGTTGGGAGCGGCCCTCTTATTCGTGCTGCCGGGCGACCGTGAGGGCAAGGCCATCACCTGGCGGGAAGCGGCTGAGATCGACTGGGGCGTGGTGCTGCTCTACGGCGGCGGTTTCGCGCTGGGGGTGCTCTCCGACCAGACGGGCCTGGCCCGCGCGATGGGCGACGGCATCGCCTTGTGGCTGCCGCAAGGCACCGGCACGCTGGCCCTGTTGGCCACCACGACGCTGGCGGCGGTGCTCGTTTCGGAGCTGACCAGCAACACGGCCTCGGCGACCATCGTCGTGCCGATGGCCATCGCCATTGCGCGCGGCGCCGGCGTCGATCCCTTGGAGCCGGCCCTGGGCGCCACGTTCGGCGCCAGCCTCGGTTTCATGTTGCCCGTCTCGACCCCCTGCAACGCCATCGTCTACGGTTCCGGCTACGTCCCGCTCACCCGGATGATTCGCTACGGGTTCCTGCTCGACGTGGCAGGGGTCGCGGTGATCGTGGTGTCGGTGAGGCTGCTGGGCGGATTGTTACGTTGAGATCCCCCCATTCAGTCACCATCCCAGCAGCCGCAGCTCGTCGTC includes:
- a CDS encoding SLC13 family permease, with the protein product MRTPVDLKIEQLSPLERRFEQVRRRLGLVLAPAVFVSVWWREFPSLSAEGHHLAAVMAAVVVLWITEALPMPVTALTGAAACVVLRVAPAKAVFAPFADPIMFLFIGSFILARAIFLHRLDRRLAFCVLSSRAVGARPGRVLFAFGAVTAFISAWISNTATTAMMFAIGMSILGFLFDHERAGGPAVSRRYATGLMLMTSFAASIGGLATPIGTPPNLIGLGHIRDSLGVEIPFVQWMFLGVPVVVVLFLYLFVYLNYLCPAGVREIAGSHEMLARERRRLGAWTAGQVSTLAAFLVTVVLWVVPGVIALAAGGEGPLYKAINRSIPEAVAALLGAALLFVLPGDREGKAITWREAAEIDWGVVLLYGGGFALGVLSDQTGLARAMGDGIALWLPQGTGTLALLATTTLAAVLVSELTSNTASATIVVPMAIAIARGAGVDPLEPALGATFGASLGFMLPVSTPCNAIVYGSGYVPLTRMIRYGFLLDVAGVAVIVVSVRLLGGLLR